A window from Kribbella jejuensis encodes these proteins:
- a CDS encoding XRE family transcriptional regulator produces MNTTQVVGEAVQRLRTEAGISLAALAQACGISKTTLHGIEQGRGNPTLSTLWSLATALEVPLGELLEAPARGPEVVRADDPQRPRVEGEAVSARLLHRIKLRGTVEVYDIDVSQTRQESAPHLPGVQECLVLTRGRMTAGPVDGSPELAAGDSILFDASQRHVYQGQDKDNHAVLLMFHAEV; encoded by the coding sequence GTGAATACGACGCAAGTAGTCGGTGAGGCCGTGCAGCGACTGCGCACCGAAGCCGGCATCTCGTTGGCGGCACTGGCACAGGCCTGCGGAATCAGCAAGACGACGCTACACGGCATCGAGCAGGGCCGAGGCAATCCGACGTTGAGCACGTTGTGGTCTCTTGCGACAGCCCTGGAGGTTCCGCTCGGCGAACTCCTGGAAGCGCCGGCGCGCGGGCCGGAAGTCGTCCGCGCCGACGACCCCCAGCGACCGCGGGTCGAAGGTGAGGCGGTCAGCGCCCGACTGCTGCACCGCATCAAACTGCGCGGAACTGTCGAGGTGTACGACATCGACGTGTCACAGACACGGCAGGAATCGGCGCCGCACCTGCCCGGGGTCCAGGAGTGCTTGGTGCTCACGCGCGGCCGGATGACCGCGGGGCCGGTCGACGGATCTCCCGAGCTGGCGGCGGGTGATTCCATCCTCTTCGACGCATCCCAACGGCACGTGTACCAGGGGCAGGACAAGGACAATCACGCAGTACTGCTGATGTTCCACGCCGAGGTTTGA
- a CDS encoding phage holin family protein translates to MRVVIKIVVNGIGVYVAALVAKPLIEFVGSGPALVWAIVWVALVFGLANTFALPIIRSVREAVRWPTVALITFCLNVLLLWFISKASEHLHLQGFWLALIGGAIATTVSLALHAALPESKRHGSPAEEMLSR, encoded by the coding sequence ATGCGCGTTGTGATCAAGATCGTTGTCAACGGCATCGGCGTGTACGTCGCCGCACTGGTGGCCAAGCCCTTGATCGAGTTCGTGGGGTCGGGCCCGGCGCTGGTGTGGGCGATCGTGTGGGTGGCGCTGGTTTTCGGTCTGGCGAACACCTTCGCACTGCCGATCATCCGGTCGGTTCGCGAGGCAGTGCGTTGGCCGACGGTCGCTCTGATCACCTTCTGCCTCAACGTGCTCCTGCTCTGGTTCATTTCCAAAGCCTCGGAACACCTGCATCTGCAGGGCTTCTGGCTCGCACTCATCGGCGGGGCGATCGCGACGACGGTCTCACTCGCCCTGCATGCGGCGCTGCCGGAGAGCAAGCGCCACGGTTCACCCGCGGAGGAGATGCTGTCACGGTGA
- a CDS encoding pyridoxal phosphate-dependent aminotransferase produces MPVSRLREIPGIGVDVVGDSADAAGDPSFLRLENLDTDLRPPAVALAATRAAIDDDAANSYLPFQGHRSLRVAAVAHVGRIAGRVYDPDTECVSVAGGLNGILNTLLATVEPGQEVVLCDPIYAGLVNRVRLVGGVPRFVPAEVTADGWTVDPERLAAAVGPQTAAVLMMGPAMPTGLVLDDRHWSALAAACERHDAWLIYDAAMERLRFDGLGPSHPAAHEALAPRTITVGSASKELRLIGWRVGWVVGPADIVADIRLVGMTNVVCQVGLAQDAVAAALDAVGADADVAAATAEWQRRSDTMLRQLASYPVIRPHGGWSMLLDTRPLGLTPGELSHALFHRAQVAATPMDGWGPSGQHFLRLVFANEPVERLELLGDRFARALG; encoded by the coding sequence ATGCCGGTGAGCAGGCTGCGGGAAATCCCCGGGATCGGGGTCGATGTGGTGGGCGACTCCGCGGACGCCGCTGGCGATCCGTCGTTTCTGCGCCTGGAGAATCTCGACACCGACCTCCGGCCTCCTGCAGTCGCACTGGCTGCCACTCGGGCAGCCATCGACGACGATGCCGCGAACAGCTATCTACCGTTCCAGGGGCACCGCTCGCTACGCGTTGCCGCCGTAGCGCACGTCGGGCGGATTGCCGGACGCGTCTACGACCCTGATACCGAGTGTGTCAGCGTCGCCGGCGGGCTGAACGGGATCCTCAACACGTTGCTCGCAACCGTGGAACCCGGCCAGGAGGTCGTGTTGTGCGACCCGATCTACGCCGGCCTGGTCAACCGGGTTCGCCTCGTCGGCGGCGTACCCCGCTTCGTACCGGCGGAGGTGACAGCGGACGGCTGGACCGTCGACCCTGAGCGACTCGCAGCGGCGGTCGGACCGCAGACGGCGGCGGTTCTGATGATGGGACCGGCTATGCCGACCGGTCTCGTGTTGGACGACCGTCACTGGTCCGCCCTTGCGGCGGCATGCGAGCGCCACGACGCCTGGTTGATCTACGACGCCGCGATGGAGCGGCTGCGGTTCGACGGCCTCGGGCCAAGCCATCCCGCCGCCCACGAGGCGCTCGCGCCACGGACCATCACCGTCGGCTCGGCGTCGAAGGAGCTCCGGCTGATCGGCTGGCGCGTCGGCTGGGTCGTCGGCCCCGCCGACATCGTCGCCGACATCCGGCTGGTCGGCATGACCAACGTGGTCTGCCAGGTCGGACTGGCTCAGGACGCTGTCGCCGCCGCGCTCGACGCGGTCGGCGCGGATGCCGACGTCGCGGCGGCAACCGCCGAATGGCAACGCCGGAGCGACACCATGCTGCGGCAACTGGCGTCGTACCCGGTGATCCGTCCCCACGGTGGCTGGTCGATGCTGCTCGACACCAGACCACTGGGCCTCACTCCGGGCGAACTGAGCCACGCCTTGTTTCACCGGGCGCAGGTCGCGGCAACGCCCATGGACGGATGGGGTCCGAGCGGACAGCACTTTCTCCGGCTCGTCTTCGCGAACGAACCTGTCG
- a CDS encoding TetR/AcrR family transcriptional regulator translates to MNARRSGARRASYHHGNLREALIADAIEVISERGVEGFSLAEASRRLGVAASAPYAHFTDRADLLAAVCVHALRIFRDELEPRLAHSDSPADRLAATTRAYVHFAAAHKALFQLLFSAEFGATLDKGRHPEVAAAERPIEEAFLDSVRALAPAGDKAAAGDLAAAVEAIAHGHAMLLLDGRFGGGARAAGRAATSAARATLALLDGRDRFLSP, encoded by the coding sequence TTGAACGCCCGGCGTTCCGGCGCACGTCGGGCTTCGTACCACCATGGGAATCTCCGGGAGGCGTTGATCGCCGACGCGATCGAAGTCATCTCCGAGCGCGGTGTCGAAGGCTTCTCGCTGGCCGAGGCCAGTCGCCGGCTCGGAGTCGCTGCCAGTGCGCCGTACGCGCACTTCACCGATCGTGCCGACCTGCTCGCCGCGGTGTGCGTGCACGCCCTGCGGATCTTCCGCGACGAACTTGAACCACGACTCGCGCACTCGGACAGTCCAGCCGACCGGCTCGCGGCGACCACGCGGGCGTACGTCCACTTCGCCGCAGCTCACAAGGCGCTGTTCCAGTTGCTGTTCTCGGCAGAGTTCGGCGCGACGCTGGACAAGGGTCGTCATCCCGAAGTCGCTGCCGCGGAACGGCCGATCGAGGAAGCGTTCCTGGACTCGGTGCGAGCCCTTGCGCCCGCGGGTGACAAGGCGGCTGCCGGTGATTTGGCCGCCGCGGTCGAGGCGATCGCCCATGGGCACGCGATGCTTCTCCTCGACGGCCGCTTCGGCGGGGGAGCCCGGGCCGCCGGCCGGGCGGCAACGTCCGCCGCACGGGCTACGCTCGCTCTGCTCGACGGCCGCGACCGATTCCTCTCACCGTGA